A genomic stretch from Nitrospirae bacterium YQR-1 includes:
- the atpD gene encoding F0F1 ATP synthase subunit beta, with protein sequence MKQGKVAQVIGAVVDIEFDGPLPEILNALLVQRPSDPEKNLAEINLTLEVASHIGDNMVRTIAMSSTDGLVRGMTAIDTGQPITVPVGNEMLGRIINVVGDPIDRLGPVNTEERWSIHREAPSFVEQEPTTQVFETGVKVFDLMIPFVRGGKVGMFGGAGVGKTVVIMEMIHNIAMVHGGVSVFAGVGERTREGNDLYREMKESGVINKAALVYGQMNEPPGARLRVALTALTTAEYFREQGQDVLLFIDNIFRFTLAGAEVSALLGRMPSAVGYQPNLATDMGELQERITTTKKGSITSMQAIYVPADDLTDPAVATAFTHLDATVVLSRKIAELGIYPAVDPLDSTSRILDPLVLGEEHYATARRVQMILQRYKELQDIIAILGMEELSENDKITVSRARKLQRFLSQPFHVAETFTGTPGKYVKLFDTIKGFNAIAEGEYDDMPEQAFWMVGTIEEAEEKAKSLGWLRG encoded by the coding sequence ATGAAACAGGGAAAGGTGGCGCAGGTAATTGGGGCGGTTGTTGATATAGAATTTGACGGACCTTTGCCCGAAATCCTCAACGCACTACTGGTACAAAGACCGTCGGACCCGGAAAAGAACTTAGCGGAGATAAATTTAACTCTTGAGGTGGCTTCCCACATAGGTGACAACATGGTTAGAACCATAGCTATGTCCTCTACTGACGGCCTTGTAAGAGGAATGACAGCTATTGACACCGGACAGCCGATTACAGTGCCGGTTGGAAATGAAATGTTGGGACGAATAATAAATGTGGTAGGCGACCCGATAGACAGACTCGGCCCGGTAAACACTGAAGAGCGGTGGTCAATCCACAGAGAGGCTCCGTCTTTTGTTGAGCAAGAACCTACAACACAGGTGTTTGAAACAGGGGTTAAGGTTTTTGACCTCATGATTCCATTTGTCAGGGGTGGAAAGGTTGGAATGTTCGGTGGCGCCGGCGTTGGTAAGACTGTTGTTATTATGGAGATGATACATAACATAGCTATGGTACACGGTGGTGTTTCCGTGTTTGCCGGCGTTGGGGAAAGAACCAGAGAAGGAAACGATCTCTACCGCGAGATGAAAGAATCCGGTGTCATCAATAAAGCAGCACTTGTTTACGGACAGATGAATGAGCCCCCGGGAGCAAGACTCAGAGTTGCTCTGACAGCCCTTACCACTGCGGAGTATTTCAGAGAGCAGGGGCAGGACGTTTTATTATTTATAGATAATATATTCAGATTTACACTGGCTGGTGCGGAAGTTTCCGCCCTCTTAGGCAGAATGCCCTCCGCTGTTGGATACCAGCCGAATCTTGCTACCGATATGGGTGAGTTGCAGGAGAGAATCACAACCACTAAGAAGGGCTCTATCACCTCAATGCAGGCAATATATGTCCCTGCCGATGACCTTACCGACCCTGCTGTTGCTACGGCATTTACGCACCTGGACGCTACCGTTGTTTTATCAAGAAAGATCGCCGAGCTTGGTATATATCCTGCTGTTGATCCGCTTGACTCTACATCAAGAATTTTAGACCCCCTTGTTCTGGGTGAGGAACACTACGCTACAGCAAGACGTGTTCAGATGATTCTGCAGCGATACAAGGAGCTTCAGGACATTATTGCAATCCTTGGTATGGAGGAGTTATCGGAAAATGACAAAATAACCGTTTCACGTGCAAGAAAACTTCAGAGGTTTTTAAGCCAGCCCTTCCATGTGGCTGAGACTTTTACCGGCACACCAGGGAAATATGTGAAACTCTTTGACACTATAAAAGGCTTTAACGCCATTGCCGAAGGGGAATATGATGACATGCCTGAGCAGGCTTTCTGGATGGTTGGAACAATAGAAGAGGCTGAGGAGAAAGCAAAATCTCTTGGTTGGTTAAGGGGCTGA
- the atpG gene encoding ATP synthase F1 subunit gamma: MGNLREIRTRIESVKSTGKITRAMQMISASKLRKAQTAMLATRPYNAELDNLITQILSNVQKEGYPLLNARPRKKVEIMLLTSDRGLCGAFNTNVIRETTLLLRELSVQKIDATVLAMGKKARDGLRRFDIKPRQTWVDFYKNVVFGDVKKIADEIIERFINEETDEFVLVYNEFKSMLSQSVKIVRMLPIQTADSTAADSTTPQVISKYLYEPSEAEVLKSLLPKYVETQLFKAILESRVSEEAARMMAMENATKNTKELLTALTLQYNKARQASITSELMDIVGGAEAISK; encoded by the coding sequence ATGGGAAATTTAAGAGAAATAAGAACTCGTATAGAGTCGGTTAAGAGCACCGGCAAGATTACAAGAGCTATGCAGATGATTTCTGCATCTAAGCTGAGAAAAGCCCAAACCGCCATGCTTGCCACCAGACCCTACAACGCGGAACTGGATAACCTTATCACTCAGATTTTATCTAACGTGCAGAAAGAGGGATATCCCCTTTTAAATGCAAGGCCGCGGAAAAAAGTGGAAATAATGCTGCTTACCAGCGACAGAGGGCTCTGCGGCGCATTTAACACTAATGTTATCAGAGAAACCACACTTCTCTTAAGGGAGCTTTCAGTACAAAAAATAGATGCCACCGTCTTAGCTATGGGGAAAAAGGCAAGAGACGGTTTACGCCGGTTTGATATTAAACCCCGGCAGACATGGGTTGATTTCTACAAAAATGTTGTTTTTGGAGATGTGAAAAAAATAGCGGATGAGATAATCGAAAGATTTATTAATGAAGAAACAGATGAGTTCGTGCTTGTTTATAACGAGTTTAAATCCATGTTGTCACAGTCTGTAAAGATTGTCAGAATGCTGCCTATTCAAACTGCCGACAGTACAGCGGCAGATTCAACCACACCACAGGTTATCTCAAAGTATCTATATGAGCCCTCGGAGGCTGAGGTTTTAAAAAGCCTGCTTCCCAAGTATGTGGAAACTCAGCTTTTTAAAGCAATTTTAGAGTCCCGGGTGTCGGAGGAAGCGGCAAGAATGATGGCTATGGAAAATGCAACTAAAAACACCAAAGAGCTTCTGACAGCCCTTACTCTTCAATATAACAAGGCACGCCAGGCGTCCATCACATCCGAGCTTATGGATATTGTCGGCGGTGCGGAAGCTATAAGTAAATAA
- the atpA gene encoding F0F1 ATP synthase subunit alpha produces the protein MQINVEEISESIKKGIYGFEEKIDVSEIGTVISVGDGIAKIYGLTNVMAGELLSFPSGIYGMTLNLESDSVGAVLFGDSNRVKETEVVKRTGRIMDVPVGDALLGRVVNAIGMPIDGKGPINTTERRQVDVIAPGIVERKPVHEPMQTGIKAIDAMIPIGRGQRELIIGDRQTGKTSIAVDAIINQKDSGVLCIYVAVGQKNANVVRVAKKLEEYGALDHTIIVNATASEPAPLQYLAPYTGCAMGEYFRDKGKHALIIYDDLSKQAVAYRQLSLLLRRPPGREAFPGDVFFLHSRLLERACKLSDDLGAGSLTALPIIETQAGDVSAFIPTNVISITDGQIYLEPDLFYAGIRPAVNVGLSVSRVGSAAQTKAMKQVAGTLRLDLAQFRELAAFAQFGTDLDKSTLAQIERGKRMVEILKQNQFLPMPFEEQVLVLFAGTQGYVDDVAVAQIREFEAALLSFIKSQKPALLKEIADKKAIDDEVKRNLGEALKEFKQNFVINN, from the coding sequence ATGCAAATTAATGTTGAAGAGATTAGTGAGTCTATAAAAAAGGGGATTTACGGATTTGAGGAAAAAATAGATGTAAGCGAAATAGGAACCGTTATTAGCGTCGGAGACGGTATTGCAAAAATATATGGTCTTACAAATGTTATGGCCGGTGAGTTGTTGAGTTTTCCAAGCGGTATTTACGGAATGACGTTAAATCTCGAGAGTGACTCCGTCGGGGCGGTTTTATTCGGTGATTCAAACCGTGTTAAAGAAACTGAGGTGGTCAAACGTACCGGACGCATTATGGACGTACCCGTCGGTGATGCTCTGCTGGGAAGGGTCGTTAATGCCATCGGAATGCCTATAGACGGTAAGGGGCCTATTAACACCACTGAAAGAAGACAGGTTGATGTTATTGCCCCAGGAATTGTCGAAAGAAAACCGGTACATGAACCCATGCAGACAGGTATCAAGGCTATAGATGCCATGATTCCAATTGGCCGCGGACAGAGAGAACTTATCATAGGAGACCGCCAGACAGGCAAGACCTCCATCGCCGTAGATGCTATTATAAACCAAAAAGACTCCGGCGTCCTTTGTATATATGTGGCGGTCGGACAGAAAAATGCAAACGTTGTCCGGGTTGCAAAAAAACTGGAAGAATACGGTGCACTTGACCATACAATTATAGTTAATGCAACAGCAAGCGAGCCCGCCCCGCTGCAATACCTTGCTCCATACACAGGCTGTGCCATGGGTGAGTATTTCAGGGATAAGGGGAAACACGCTCTTATTATATATGATGACCTTAGCAAGCAGGCTGTTGCATACAGGCAGTTATCCCTTCTGCTTAGGCGCCCTCCGGGCCGTGAAGCGTTTCCAGGTGACGTCTTCTTCTTACACTCAAGGCTGCTTGAAAGAGCTTGTAAACTTTCCGACGATCTAGGGGCTGGCTCCCTTACGGCACTGCCAATCATTGAAACACAGGCAGGAGACGTATCAGCATTTATTCCGACAAATGTTATCTCCATTACAGACGGACAGATTTACCTTGAGCCGGACCTCTTCTACGCAGGCATAAGGCCTGCTGTTAATGTCGGCCTCTCAGTCAGCCGTGTCGGAAGCGCTGCTCAAACAAAAGCTATGAAACAGGTAGCCGGTACTCTAAGACTTGACTTGGCCCAGTTCAGGGAACTTGCCGCTTTTGCACAGTTTGGCACAGACCTTGATAAGTCCACCTTAGCGCAGATAGAACGTGGCAAGAGAATGGTTGAAATACTCAAACAAAACCAATTTCTACCAATGCCGTTTGAAGAACAGGTTCTTGTACTTTTTGCCGGCACTCAGGGTTATGTTGATGATGTTGCGGTAGCTCAGATCAGGGAGTTTGAGGCTGCTCTGCTTTCATTCATAAAATCTCAAAAACCTGCTCTGTTAAAAGAAATTGCAGATAAAAAGGCTATAGATGATGAGGTTAAACGAAATCTCGGTGAAGCGCTTAAAGAATTTAAACAAAACTTTGTTATAAACAATTAA
- the atpH gene encoding ATP synthase F1 subunit delta, with protein sequence MKINSKVAKRFAKALLDSIGLEKVEKALYDLDSFNKVLLSDSTVISIFTNPAFDSEERLKAVSVISEKLKITEVVQKFIRNLTQKNYITGLALIIEILRTIYMDKTKKGVVTVITPLPIDKIKEEKLKNALYKRLNKKVEIACMTDESILGGLVIKVDGYVLDTSIKGQLRLLKEALSKE encoded by the coding sequence TTGAAAATCAATAGCAAAGTAGCTAAGAGATTCGCTAAAGCCCTGCTTGATTCTATTGGGCTTGAAAAAGTTGAAAAAGCTCTCTATGATTTGGATTCTTTTAATAAAGTGCTGCTCTCCGACTCCACTGTAATATCAATATTTACTAATCCTGCTTTTGATTCTGAGGAGCGTTTAAAGGCAGTATCTGTTATCTCGGAAAAACTGAAAATCACGGAAGTAGTTCAGAAATTCATCAGGAATCTGACCCAGAAAAATTATATTACCGGACTCGCTTTAATTATAGAAATCCTCAGAACTATTTACATGGATAAAACAAAAAAAGGTGTAGTAACTGTAATAACCCCCTTACCGATTGATAAAATAAAGGAAGAAAAGTTGAAAAATGCCCTGTATAAGCGTTTAAATAAAAAGGTTGAAATCGCCTGTATGACAGATGAATCTATATTGGGCGGACTAGTTATAAAGGTAGACGGCTATGTGCTAGACACCAGCATTAAGGGCCAGTTGAGGCTTTTAAAAGAAGCTCTATCGAAGGAGTAG
- a CDS encoding ATP synthase F0 subunit B, protein MIKSLVYLFTICSVLIEATTGYASEEAAHTTNWFWMIVNFAVFLSVIIFFLKKPLSEYFTERTRLIEKTLEEAKETKILAQKALDEIEKQLKLKDSEIERIINVARMSGEAEKEKLIENAKRMTDKIREITEQNITFEKRKAIADIKEDAVKSAMEMAQSTIKEQITAQISEKLFNDAVEQIGGKN, encoded by the coding sequence TTGATAAAATCACTTGTATATCTATTTACTATATGCTCTGTTCTTATCGAGGCAACTACCGGTTACGCCTCTGAAGAGGCGGCACACACAACTAATTGGTTTTGGATGATTGTTAATTTTGCTGTTTTCCTTTCCGTTATCATCTTCTTCTTAAAAAAGCCTCTGTCTGAGTACTTTACGGAGCGGACCAGGTTAATTGAGAAAACTCTGGAGGAAGCTAAAGAAACAAAAATACTCGCTCAAAAAGCCCTCGATGAAATAGAGAAACAATTGAAGCTCAAGGACAGCGAAATCGAGCGGATTATCAACGTTGCACGCATGTCCGGTGAGGCTGAAAAAGAAAAATTAATCGAAAATGCTAAACGCATGACTGATAAAATCAGGGAAATAACAGAGCAAAATATCACTTTTGAAAAGAGGAAGGCTATTGCCGACATAAAGGAAGACGCAGTGAAAAGCGCTATGGAAATGGCACAGAGCACTATAAAAGAGCAGATTACCGCTCAAATTAGCGAGAAACTCTTCAACGATGCTGTTGAGCAAATCGGCGGTAAAAATTGA
- a CDS encoding DUF5659 domain-containing protein, which translates to MAKESVQKIPVNDINLSAYLNYRGIKPELIPHGSTGHIAFNFPVSDKTYRVVGDYNDNKPVPVLDFMNSLRSLKAQMMALKAGK; encoded by the coding sequence ATGGCAAAAGAAAGTGTACAGAAAATCCCCGTCAATGACATTAATTTATCGGCTTACTTGAATTACAGAGGTATTAAGCCGGAGCTTATACCCCACGGCAGCACCGGTCATATCGCTTTTAATTTTCCCGTTAGTGATAAAACCTATAGGGTTGTTGGTGATTACAACGATAATAAACCCGTACCGGTTTTGGACTTTATGAATTCCCTCCGGTCACTTAAAGCACAAATGATGGCTCTGAAGGCGGGAAAGTGA
- a CDS encoding DUF2335 domain-containing protein has translation MSKKNKDSQLNISNPLPPVKTAQYLAHTGPIPDPVTLQGYERIIPGLAERIVKMAEDEVKHRHKIDDDEQKHRHKIDNDFLSLNRDSFNIESKERKLGQIFGIIIGLAGLIASVICVSFNAQTTASIIGGTTVVGLVTVFVVGEKLKSSKQSNDHE, from the coding sequence ATGTCGAAAAAGAATAAAGACAGCCAGCTAAATATCAGCAATCCTTTACCTCCAGTCAAGACAGCGCAATATTTAGCCCATACAGGCCCCATTCCTGACCCTGTTACTTTGCAAGGATATGAAAGGATTATCCCAGGACTTGCTGAACGAATCGTGAAAATGGCAGAAGACGAGGTTAAGCACAGACATAAGATAGACGATGACGAGCAAAAACATAGACATAAGATAGATAATGACTTTTTATCTTTGAATAGAGACTCTTTCAATATAGAATCAAAAGAACGAAAACTTGGGCAAATATTTGGAATTATAATTGGCTTAGCCGGATTAATCGCATCTGTAATCTGCGTTTCATTTAATGCCCAAACTACAGCTTCAATTATTGGTGGCACTACTGTTGTAGGGCTCGTTACTGTTTTCGTTGTCGGTGAAAAACTTAAATCATCCAAACAAAGCAACGACCATGAATAA
- a CDS encoding ORF6N domain-containing protein encodes MSNLSATLKIEGKEVTQIIYKSKPVITLQTINELHERKTGTAEKNFTTNKARFNENEDYFNVPYQEWKSMVKSFPPSQKFDTHKRGGHRGSMIFLTESGYLLLVKSFTDELSWKIQRALVNSYFTVKTLTIQKNPDSLVVETEALKKRNKELEEKVKALEKEKPDPKFMEIWLEGDVAVVKWIHGEAKFNIEAINLFMKAFSAHGKIPGTIGQMAIAKASLLLGQKPPVKVKDFRDPHWSVERCMQEVGELVH; translated from the coding sequence ATGTCTAATCTATCCGCCACCCTCAAAATCGAGGGCAAAGAAGTTACCCAAATTATCTACAAAAGTAAACCCGTTATAACTCTTCAAACAATTAACGAATTACACGAAAGGAAAACCGGCACAGCAGAGAAAAACTTCACAACAAACAAGGCACGCTTTAACGAAAACGAGGATTATTTCAATGTTCCCTACCAAGAATGGAAAAGTATGGTAAAGAGTTTTCCTCCTAGCCAAAAGTTTGACACTCACAAACGAGGTGGTCACAGGGGTTCAATGATTTTCCTAACCGAATCCGGCTACCTGCTCCTCGTAAAGAGCTTCACAGACGAACTATCATGGAAAATCCAACGAGCGCTGGTTAATAGTTACTTTACGGTTAAGACGCTGACGATACAGAAGAACCCGGACTCGCTTGTTGTCGAGACCGAAGCGCTAAAGAAACGCAATAAAGAGCTTGAGGAAAAAGTCAAAGCCCTTGAGAAAGAGAAGCCTGACCCTAAGTTTATGGAGATATGGTTGGAGGGAGATGTGGCGGTGGTTAAGTGGATACATGGAGAGGCTAAGTTTAACATAGAGGCGATAAACCTGTTTATGAAAGCCTTTAGCGCTCATGGGAAGATACCCGGAACTATCGGACAGATGGCTATAGCAAAAGCATCGCTGCTGTTAGGCCAAAAACCGCCGGTTAAGGTAAAAGATTTCAGAGACCCGCATTGGTCTGTAGAGCGGTGTATGCAGGAAGTCGGGGAATTAGTTCACTGA
- a CDS encoding type II toxin-antitoxin system mRNA interferase toxin, RelE/StbE family, which translates to MPKLNFKKPFVRQASKITKNSQPLTAKLSKTLETLRDNPFTPSLKTHALSGNFSGRYSCSVTPDIRIVFELSEDTVHLLNIGSHYEVY; encoded by the coding sequence TTGCCTAAGTTGAATTTCAAAAAGCCTTTCGTCCGGCAAGCGTCTAAAATTACTAAAAACTCACAGCCCCTTACTGCAAAGTTATCAAAAACCTTAGAGACATTACGGGATAATCCTTTCACCCCATCGCTTAAAACACATGCCCTCTCAGGTAACTTCAGCGGCAGGTACTCCTGTTCGGTAACCCCAGACATCCGCATAGTATTTGAACTATCCGAGGACACTGTTCATCTCCTCAACATCGGCTCTCACTACGAGGTTTATTAA